A single region of the Streptomyces sp. NBC_01803 genome encodes:
- a CDS encoding ATP-binding protein produces the protein MKIAFVGKGGSGKTTLSSLFIRYLAAQRIPVTAVDADINQHLGAALGLDDDEAAAIPPLGGRLPLIKDYLRGDNPRIASAEAMIKTTPPGSGSRLLRLDEENPVFATCARAVPFDGGAAARLLVTGPFTEDDLGVACYHSKTGAVELCLNHLVDGREEYFLVDMTAGSDSFASGMFTRFDMTFLVAEPTRKGVSVYRQYREYARDFGVALRVVGNKVQGPEDLDFLREEVGEDLLVTLGHSDWVRALERGRQRPFAGLEPANAAALRTLHEAADAAYARRDWERYTRQMVHFHLKNATSWGNDRTGTDLAAQVDPGFVLREAAASPQPA, from the coding sequence ATGAAGATCGCTTTCGTGGGAAAGGGAGGCAGCGGAAAGACCACGCTGTCCTCGCTGTTCATCCGGTATCTGGCGGCCCAGCGCATCCCGGTGACCGCGGTGGACGCCGACATCAACCAGCACCTGGGCGCAGCCCTCGGGCTCGATGACGACGAGGCCGCCGCGATCCCCCCGCTCGGCGGGCGGCTGCCGCTCATCAAGGACTATCTGCGCGGGGACAATCCGCGCATCGCCTCCGCCGAGGCCATGATCAAGACCACGCCGCCGGGCTCCGGCTCGCGGCTGCTGCGGCTCGACGAGGAGAACCCGGTCTTCGCGACCTGCGCCCGCGCGGTCCCGTTCGACGGCGGCGCGGCGGCTCGGCTGTTGGTCACCGGCCCGTTCACCGAGGACGATCTGGGCGTGGCGTGCTACCACTCCAAGACCGGCGCGGTGGAGCTCTGTCTGAACCATCTGGTGGACGGCCGCGAGGAGTATTTCTTGGTGGACATGACGGCCGGCAGCGACTCGTTCGCCTCGGGTATGTTCACCCGCTTCGACATGACGTTCCTGGTCGCCGAGCCGACCCGCAAGGGCGTGTCCGTGTACCGGCAGTACCGGGAGTACGCGCGGGACTTCGGAGTCGCGCTGCGCGTGGTGGGGAACAAGGTGCAGGGCCCCGAGGACCTGGACTTCCTCCGCGAGGAGGTGGGCGAGGACCTGCTGGTCACGCTCGGCCACTCCGACTGGGTGCGCGCCCTGGAGCGGGGCCGGCAGCGTCCGTTCGCCGGGCTGGAGCCGGCCAACGCGGCGGCGCTGCGCACGCTCCACGAGGCCGCGGACGCCGCCTACGCCCGCCGCGACTGGGAGCGGTACACGCGGCAGATGGTGCACTTCCACCTGAAGAACGCGACGAGCTGGGGCAACGACCGGACCGGGACCGACCTCGCGGCCCAGGTCGACCCGGGGTTCGTGCTGCGGGAGGCCGCCGCGAGCCCGCAGCCCGCCTGA
- a CDS encoding oxidoreductase — MGANNADTTTDPLAPLAGLPGVTAAVDAVRAAVDGVYGHRVMRRRSPEIAAEAALRAARGSAALAGADWALEEVRRRSDFGSEEEARTVGAALRLTAEAGQLLSVWRDSPLRVLARLHLVAAGGTAPHDTVGRPRLAGEAVTEPGLAALATPAPGADAVAARLDALSGLVVRGSGAPALVTAAVVHGELLALRPFGSHNALVARAAERIVLIGAGLDPKGVTPAEVGHAEQGRTAYAAALDGYASGTAEGVAGWIAHCGRAVELGARESVAVCEALQRGAA, encoded by the coding sequence ATGGGTGCGAACAACGCCGACACGACCACCGACCCCCTGGCCCCCCTCGCCGGGCTGCCCGGCGTCACCGCCGCCGTCGACGCCGTGCGCGCGGCGGTCGACGGGGTCTACGGGCACCGGGTGATGCGCCGCCGCAGCCCCGAGATCGCCGCCGAGGCGGCGCTGCGGGCGGCACGCGGTTCGGCCGCGCTGGCCGGCGCGGACTGGGCGCTGGAAGAGGTGCGCAGGCGCAGCGACTTCGGCTCCGAGGAGGAGGCCAGGACCGTCGGCGCCGCGCTGCGGCTGACCGCCGAGGCCGGGCAGCTCCTCTCCGTCTGGCGCGACTCCCCGCTGCGGGTGCTCGCCCGGCTCCATCTGGTCGCGGCGGGCGGCACGGCGCCGCACGACACCGTGGGTCGGCCCCGGCTGGCGGGTGAGGCGGTGACCGAGCCGGGGCTCGCCGCGCTGGCCACGCCGGCGCCGGGGGCGGACGCGGTGGCGGCGCGGCTGGACGCCCTGAGCGGGCTGGTCGTGCGCGGCTCGGGCGCCCCGGCGCTGGTGACGGCGGCCGTGGTGCACGGCGAGCTGCTGGCGCTGCGGCCGTTCGGCTCGCACAACGCCCTGGTGGCCCGCGCGGCGGAGCGGATCGTGCTGATCGGCGCCGGTCTCGACCCCAAGGGCGTGACGCCGGCCGAGGTCGGCCACGCCGAGCAGGGCCGGACGGCGTATGCGGCGGCGCTCGACGGCTACGCGTCGGGCACCGCGGAGGGCGTGGCGGGCTGGATCGCGCACTGCGGGCGCGCGGTCGAGCTGGGCGCGCGCGAGTCGGTCGCGGTGTGCGAGGCGCTCCAGCGCGGCGCCGCCTGA
- a CDS encoding HAD family hydrolase, translating into MKILAQPRTAAFFDLDKTVIAKSSTLTFSRSFYQGGLINRRGVLRSAYAQFVYLLGGADHDQMERMREYLSSLCRGWNVRQVKEIVAETLHQVIDPIIYDEAASLIEQHHAAGRDVVIVSSSGAEVVEPIGELIGADRVVATRMVVEHGCYTGEVEYYAYGPAKAEAIAALAVSEGYDLDRCYAYSDSITDLPMLEVVGHPHAVNPDRGLRREAVARGWPVLTFERTVRLRQRLPSLAMPPRPALAAGAAVAAAACAAGLVWYASRRRMPQPVGARLTAV; encoded by the coding sequence GTGAAAATCCTGGCCCAGCCGCGGACGGCTGCCTTCTTCGACCTGGACAAGACGGTCATCGCGAAGTCGAGCACCCTCACCTTCAGCAGGTCCTTCTATCAGGGCGGACTCATCAACCGGCGCGGCGTTCTCCGCAGCGCCTACGCACAGTTCGTCTATCTGCTCGGCGGAGCCGACCACGACCAGATGGAGCGGATGCGGGAGTATCTGTCGTCGCTCTGCCGTGGCTGGAACGTGCGTCAGGTCAAGGAGATCGTCGCGGAAACCCTCCATCAGGTGATCGATCCGATCATCTACGACGAGGCTGCCTCTCTCATCGAGCAGCACCACGCCGCCGGGCGCGACGTGGTCATCGTCAGCTCGTCGGGCGCCGAGGTGGTGGAGCCCATCGGCGAGCTGATCGGCGCGGACCGCGTGGTGGCCACCCGCATGGTGGTCGAGCACGGCTGCTACACCGGCGAGGTCGAGTACTACGCGTACGGCCCGGCCAAGGCCGAGGCGATCGCCGCGCTGGCCGTCTCCGAGGGGTACGACCTGGACCGCTGCTACGCCTACAGCGACTCGATCACCGACCTCCCGATGCTGGAGGTCGTCGGCCACCCGCACGCGGTCAACCCCGACCGGGGGCTGCGCCGCGAGGCCGTGGCGCGCGGCTGGCCGGTGCTGACGTTCGAGCGGACGGTCCGGCTGCGGCAGCGCCTGCCCTCGCTCGCCATGCCGCCCCGGCCCGCGCTCGCGGCGGGCGCCGCCGTCGCCGCCGCGGCCTGCGCGGCCGGCCTGGTCTGGTACGCCAGCCGCCGCCGGATGCCCCAGCCCGTCGGCGCCCGGCTCACCGCCGTCTGA
- the ssd gene encoding septum site-determining protein Ssd — protein MADSILILTEDEDLLDDLLRLCAAAGADAEVVHGAPVSAARWERAPLVLVGDDRAVASPEAGRWPGRRPGVLLVGRDLDDHTIWARGVALGAEQVLHLPGDEPWLADRIADAIDRPGTPALTVGVFGGRGGAGASSLACALAVTAARQGRRTMLIDGDPLGGGLDVLLGGERVPGPRWPSFLAARGRLSGAALEESLPRLHGLSLLSHDRADGARLPAEAMCTVLTAARRGGGVVVLDLPRAADEAAAEALVQLDLGLLVVPGELRAVAGARRVIGTTGALVRDLRVVARPPGPGGPAGAELARLLGLPLAGELPDEPGLSAAADAGEPPGANAGGVLAKFCATLLERALPAEGVVA, from the coding sequence GTGGCCGATTCCATTCTGATTCTCACGGAGGACGAGGATCTTCTTGACGACCTGCTGCGGCTGTGCGCCGCGGCGGGGGCCGATGCCGAGGTCGTGCACGGCGCGCCCGTGTCGGCCGCGCGGTGGGAGCGGGCCCCGCTCGTGCTCGTCGGCGACGACCGGGCCGTGGCGAGCCCGGAGGCCGGCCGCTGGCCGGGCCGGCGCCCCGGCGTGCTGCTCGTGGGGCGCGATCTGGACGATCACACGATCTGGGCCCGTGGGGTGGCGCTCGGTGCCGAGCAGGTGCTCCATCTACCGGGCGACGAGCCGTGGCTGGCCGACCGCATCGCGGACGCCATCGACCGACCGGGCACCCCGGCGCTGACCGTCGGCGTGTTCGGCGGCCGGGGCGGCGCCGGAGCCTCCTCGCTGGCCTGCGCGCTGGCGGTGACGGCCGCCCGGCAGGGGCGGCGCACGATGCTCATCGACGGCGATCCGCTGGGCGGCGGACTGGACGTCCTGCTCGGCGGCGAGCGGGTGCCGGGGCCGCGCTGGCCGTCGTTCCTCGCCGCCCGGGGGCGGCTGTCCGGCGCGGCGCTGGAGGAGTCGCTGCCCCGGCTGCACGGGCTGAGCCTGCTCAGCCACGATCGCGCGGACGGCGCGAGGCTTCCGGCCGAGGCGATGTGCACGGTGCTGACCGCCGCGCGGCGCGGCGGCGGCGTGGTGGTGCTCGACCTCCCGCGCGCCGCCGACGAGGCGGCGGCCGAGGCCCTGGTCCAGCTCGACCTGGGGCTGCTGGTGGTCCCGGGCGAGCTGCGCGCCGTGGCCGGCGCCCGGCGGGTGATCGGCACGACGGGGGCGCTGGTCCGTGACCTGCGGGTGGTGGCCCGCCCACCGGGCCCCGGCGGGCCGGCGGGCGCCGAGCTGGCGCGGCTGCTCGGGCTGCCGCTCGCCGGTGAGCTGCCCGACGAGCCGGGCCTGTCGGCGGCGGCCGACGCGGGAGAGCCGCCGGGCGCGAATGCCGGGGGCGTGCTCGCGAAGTTCTGCGCCACTCTGCTGGAGCGGGCCCTGCCCGCCGAGGGAGTCGTCGCGTGA
- a CDS encoding TadA family conjugal transfer-associated ATPase, which translates to MPPELLDAVRLRLAEEGAEPTPGRVAAALRAQGRLMGDSAVLSVVRALRSELVGAGPLQPLLAEPDVTDVLVNGPDEVWVDRGRGLERAAVRFRDAAAIRRLAQRLAGAAGRRLDDASPWADVRLPDGTRMHAVLPPVVVGSPCLSLRVLRARAFTLAELSEAGTIPPGGERLLRSLLTARLSFLISGGTGSGKSTLLAALLGLVEPGERIVLVEDSAELRPAHPHVVRLETRPANQEGAGRVTLRDLVRQALRMRPDRLVVGECRGPEVLDLLGALNTGHEGGCGTLHANAAADVPARLEALGSAAGLARVALHSQLEAALSVVLHLGRDRATGRRRIAEVHVLGRDGSGLVRTVPAARWEPGGFAQGPGWDRLARLCARGGGCAL; encoded by the coding sequence GTGCCGCCCGAGCTGCTGGACGCCGTGCGGCTGCGGCTGGCCGAGGAGGGGGCCGAGCCGACGCCGGGCCGGGTGGCGGCCGCTCTGCGCGCCCAGGGGCGGCTGATGGGCGACAGCGCCGTCCTGTCCGTGGTGCGCGCGCTGCGGTCCGAGCTGGTCGGCGCCGGGCCGTTGCAGCCGTTGCTCGCCGAGCCGGACGTCACCGACGTCCTGGTGAACGGGCCGGACGAGGTCTGGGTGGACCGCGGGCGCGGCCTGGAGCGGGCGGCGGTGCGCTTCCGTGACGCCGCGGCCATCCGTCGGCTCGCTCAGCGGCTCGCCGGGGCGGCGGGCCGCCGCCTGGACGACGCCAGCCCCTGGGCCGACGTCCGGCTCCCCGACGGCACGCGGATGCACGCCGTGCTGCCGCCCGTGGTCGTCGGCTCGCCCTGCCTGTCGCTGCGCGTGCTCCGCGCGCGGGCCTTCACCCTGGCGGAGCTGAGCGAGGCCGGCACCATCCCGCCCGGCGGGGAGCGGTTGCTGCGGTCGCTGCTCACGGCCCGGCTCTCGTTCCTGATCAGCGGCGGCACCGGCTCCGGCAAGAGCACCCTGCTGGCCGCCCTGCTCGGCCTGGTCGAGCCGGGGGAGCGGATCGTGCTGGTGGAGGACTCGGCCGAGCTGCGGCCCGCCCACCCCCACGTGGTGCGGCTGGAGACCCGGCCGGCCAACCAGGAGGGCGCGGGCCGGGTCACGCTGCGGGACCTGGTCCGCCAGGCCCTGCGGATGCGTCCGGACCGGCTGGTGGTGGGCGAGTGCCGGGGACCCGAGGTGCTGGACCTGCTCGGCGCCCTCAACACCGGCCACGAGGGCGGCTGCGGCACCCTGCACGCCAACGCCGCCGCCGATGTCCCGGCGCGGCTCGAAGCGCTCGGCAGCGCGGCCGGGCTGGCCAGGGTCGCCCTGCACAGCCAGCTCGAAGCGGCGCTCTCCGTGGTGCTGCACCTGGGGCGGGACCGCGCCACGGGACGGCGCAGGATCGCCGAGGTGCACGTTCTGGGGCGGGACGGCTCCGGCCTGGTCCGCACTGTCCCCGCCGCCCGCTGGGAGCCCGGGGGATTCGCCCAGGGGCCCGGCTGGGACCGGCTGGCCCGGCTGTGCGCCCGGGGCGGCGGGTGTGCGCTGTGA
- a CDS encoding type II secretion system F family protein produces the protein MTGQITQFAAALCAGAGAWLLADGSPWRRRSRLLPVGAAGAAPSARRRRPMTRPPDAATVRVVLGCLAVGGLLALWGRSALPLAAALLAAPLVARWWRGCLARRAADQRRDAVIALCASLAGEVRAGRPPGKALADVGTGGLGVPGGAVLAAARYGGDVPSALRAASERPGAEGLRGLAACWAVAVDGGASLASGLERVAGALRAERDQQEELRAQLAGPRATALVLAALPLFGLALGATMGVEPLRVLFGTPAGLGCLLVGALLEWAGVAWVRAIVRSAERGAA, from the coding sequence GTGACCGGGCAGATCACGCAGTTCGCGGCGGCCCTGTGCGCAGGCGCGGGTGCCTGGCTGCTGGCGGACGGGTCGCCGTGGCGGCGCCGGTCCCGGCTGCTGCCCGTCGGCGCCGCCGGAGCCGCGCCGTCCGCTCGTCGTCGCCGTCCGATGACGCGCCCGCCGGACGCCGCCACGGTGCGCGTCGTGCTGGGCTGTCTGGCGGTCGGCGGGCTGCTGGCCCTGTGGGGGCGTTCTGCCTTGCCGCTGGCGGCCGCCTTGCTGGCCGCGCCGTTGGTCGCGCGGTGGTGGCGGGGCTGTCTGGCGCGGCGCGCCGCCGACCAGCGGCGGGACGCGGTGATCGCCCTCTGCGCCTCGCTGGCCGGGGAGGTGCGGGCGGGCCGACCGCCGGGGAAGGCGCTGGCCGACGTGGGCACGGGCGGTCTCGGCGTGCCCGGTGGCGCGGTGCTGGCCGCGGCGCGGTACGGCGGGGATGTGCCGTCGGCGTTGCGGGCGGCGTCGGAGCGGCCCGGGGCCGAGGGGCTGCGCGGACTGGCCGCCTGCTGGGCGGTGGCCGTGGACGGCGGCGCCTCGCTCGCCTCGGGGCTGGAGCGGGTGGCGGGGGCGCTGCGCGCCGAGCGCGACCAGCAGGAGGAGCTGCGGGCGCAGTTGGCGGGACCGAGGGCGACGGCGCTGGTGCTCGCGGCGCTGCCGCTGTTCGGGCTGGCGCTGGGCGCCACGATGGGTGTGGAGCCGCTGCGGGTGCTGTTCGGCACCCCGGCCGGGCTGGGCTGTCTGCTGGTCGGGGCGCTGCTGGAGTGGGCGGGGGTGGCCTGGGTGCGGGCCATCGTCCGGTCTGCGGAGCGGGGGGCGGCATGA
- a CDS encoding type II secretion system F family protein, with protein MTAALALLALAWWAVRGGRGGRPPRGGLRVPGGRRRRLARSLVARARRRPREPDDPRLPLATELLAACLAAGATPGTAADAVGASLGGPVGERLRRAATELRLGGEPAVVWARFGRLPGAATLARRLELAGTSGAPAVAAVAAEAAECRARRRRAAQTRARRASVLVTGPLGLCFLPAFLLIGVAPVVIGLAAELL; from the coding sequence ATGACGGCGGCTCTGGCTCTGCTGGCGTTGGCCTGGTGGGCCGTCCGGGGCGGCCGGGGCGGCCGGCCGCCCCGGGGCGGGCTCCGGGTCCCGGGCGGCAGGCGCCGCCGCCTCGCGCGGTCGCTCGTCGCCCGGGCCCGGCGGCGCCCGCGCGAGCCGGACGATCCGCGGCTTCCGTTGGCGACGGAGCTGCTGGCCGCCTGTCTCGCGGCGGGCGCCACGCCGGGCACAGCGGCGGATGCGGTTGGGGCGTCGCTCGGCGGCCCGGTTGGCGAGCGTCTGCGCCGGGCCGCCACCGAGCTGCGGCTCGGCGGCGAGCCGGCCGTCGTGTGGGCCAGGTTCGGCCGCCTGCCGGGCGCCGCGACGCTGGCCCGCCGCCTGGAGCTCGCCGGCACCAGCGGAGCGCCCGCGGTCGCGGCGGTGGCCGCCGAGGCCGCCGAGTGCCGGGCCCGCCGCCGCCGGGCCGCCCAGACCCGCGCCAGACGGGCGAGTGTCCTGGTCACGGGGCCGCTGGGGCTGTGCTTCCTGCCCGCGTTCCTGCTGATCGGCGTCGCCCCGGTGGTGATCGGCCTGGCGGCGGAGCTGCTGTGA
- a CDS encoding DUF4244 domain-containing protein: protein MWPVTRSIKLSPRWRRDAGMSTAEYAVGTLAAAALAAVLYQVVTSGAVTDALQQVVERALNTQP, encoded by the coding sequence ATGTGGCCAGTCACACGTTCGATCAAGCTGTCGCCCCGGTGGCGGCGGGACGCCGGAATGTCCACCGCGGAGTACGCCGTCGGCACTCTCGCGGCAGCCGCTCTCGCCGCCGTCCTGTATCAGGTCGTCACCTCGGGGGCGGTGACCGATGCCCTCCAGCAGGTGGTGGAGCGGGCGCTCAACACTCAGCCGTGA
- a CDS encoding TadE family type IV pilus minor pilin — translation MPSSRWWSGRSTLSRDCAPDGGYVTAESAVVIPSLVLLLGMLLWSLGAVGAQIRCGDAARAGARAAARGEDPAAVTGVARAAAPENAEVRVAREGEIYRVSVEARTLGPGPLAVPVSGEAVAHAEPG, via the coding sequence ATGCCCTCCAGCAGGTGGTGGAGCGGGCGCTCAACACTCAGCCGTGACTGTGCCCCGGACGGCGGCTATGTCACGGCGGAGAGCGCGGTGGTCATTCCCTCGCTCGTCCTGCTGCTGGGGATGCTGCTGTGGAGCCTGGGCGCCGTCGGCGCCCAGATCCGGTGCGGTGACGCCGCGCGGGCGGGGGCCCGCGCGGCGGCCCGTGGGGAGGACCCCGCCGCCGTCACGGGCGTGGCGCGCGCCGCGGCCCCGGAGAACGCGGAGGTGCGGGTGGCGCGCGAAGGCGAGATCTACCGAGTGTCCGTCGAGGCCAGAACGCTGGGCCCCGGCCCGCTGGCCGTGCCGGTCTCCGGGGAGGCGGTGGCCCATGCCGAGCCGGGGTGA
- a CDS encoding Rv3654c family TadE-like protein: MPSRGDLGDRGSATVWAAASATLLCLVFAAVLALGQVTAARQRAAGAADLAALAAADRALAGAETACGLARRVAEAQGALLTRCHVGGEIADLTAEARAGPYAVRARARAGPSDAAVP, encoded by the coding sequence ATGCCGAGCCGGGGTGACCTCGGCGACCGAGGGTCCGCCACGGTGTGGGCCGCCGCGAGCGCCACACTGCTGTGCCTGGTGTTCGCCGCCGTCCTGGCCCTCGGCCAGGTGACCGCCGCCCGGCAGCGGGCGGCCGGGGCCGCCGACCTGGCGGCGCTGGCCGCCGCGGACAGGGCGCTCGCCGGGGCGGAGACGGCGTGCGGGCTGGCCCGGCGGGTGGCCGAGGCCCAGGGCGCCCTCCTGACGCGCTGTCACGTGGGCGGCGAGATCGCGGATCTGACCGCCGAGGCCAGGGCCGGACCGTACGCGGTCCGGGCGAGGGCCCGGGCCGGGCCTAGTGACGCAGCAGTTCCGTGA
- a CDS encoding DEAD/DEAH box helicase: protein MPDTHRPHEAGDTEAHRPSPREVLELLRTRSERAARLTHMEQLPARPGRHAPWPDRIRPEVIGAVRATGIERPWAHQARTIEHALRGESVVISTGTASGKSLAYQVPVLSTLLDGHPARGRRGATALYLAPTKALGADQLRAVRILAAPLGTAVRPAAFDGDTASEERTWAREHANLLLTNPDMLHRGLLPGHRRWSSFLRALRYVIVDECHVYRGVFGSHVAQVLRRLRRVCAHYGAEPVFLLASATTADPGTTASRLTGLPVAAVTEDASPRGELVFALWEPPLTEAVGERGAPVRRTATAETAELLTDLVSRGVRTVAFVRSRRGAELISLIAQERLDAADRRRVAAYRGGYLPEERRALERALHEGELLGLAATTALELGVDIAGLDAVLLAGYPGTRASLWQQAGRAGRRRQGALAVLVARDDPLDTYLVHHPEALFQQPVETTVLDPGNPYVLAPHLCAAAAELPLTEAEFAGERALFDPAAAELLPKLTERALLRRRGASWYWTRRERPADMVGIRGEGGEQVRVVEDGTGRLLGTVDAAAAHTSVHEGAVHLHQGLTYVVRELDLRESVALVEEASPPWSTSAREVTDISVLETDTEVPWGAARLYFGSVEVTHQVVSYLRRRLLTGEVLGETRLDLPARTLRTRAVWWTVTEDQLDAARIGPEILPGSLHAAEHASIGMLPLFATCDRWDIGGVSTALHPDTLLPTVFVHDGHPGGAGFAERAFHTARRWLAATRDAIAACECASGCPSCIQSPKCGNGNDPLHKAGAIRLLTELLRH from the coding sequence ATGCCCGACACCCACCGGCCGCACGAAGCGGGCGACACCGAGGCGCACCGCCCGTCACCCCGGGAGGTGCTCGAACTCCTGCGCACACGATCGGAGCGCGCCGCACGGCTCACCCACATGGAGCAGCTTCCCGCGCGTCCCGGCCGCCATGCGCCCTGGCCGGACCGAATACGCCCCGAGGTGATCGGCGCCGTCCGGGCCACCGGCATCGAACGACCCTGGGCACACCAGGCTCGCACGATCGAGCACGCCCTGCGCGGCGAATCCGTCGTGATCTCCACGGGCACCGCCTCCGGGAAGTCCCTCGCCTACCAGGTGCCGGTGCTCAGCACCCTGCTCGACGGCCACCCGGCCCGGGGACGGCGTGGCGCCACCGCGCTGTATCTGGCGCCGACCAAGGCGCTGGGCGCCGACCAGCTCCGCGCGGTCCGCATACTGGCCGCCCCCCTCGGCACCGCCGTCCGGCCGGCGGCCTTCGACGGCGACACCGCGTCCGAGGAACGGACCTGGGCGCGGGAGCACGCGAACCTCCTGCTCACCAACCCCGACATGCTCCACCGCGGCCTGTTGCCCGGCCACCGGCGCTGGTCCTCCTTCCTGCGGGCGCTGCGTTACGTGATCGTCGACGAGTGCCACGTCTACCGGGGCGTCTTCGGCTCGCATGTCGCCCAGGTGCTGCGCCGGCTCCGGCGTGTCTGCGCCCACTACGGGGCCGAGCCGGTGTTCCTGCTCGCCTCGGCCACCACGGCCGACCCCGGCACGACGGCGTCCCGGCTGACCGGGCTGCCGGTCGCGGCGGTGACCGAGGACGCCTCGCCCCGCGGCGAGCTGGTCTTCGCCCTGTGGGAGCCGCCGCTGACCGAGGCCGTGGGCGAGCGGGGCGCGCCCGTCCGCCGCACCGCGACCGCCGAGACCGCCGAACTGCTCACCGACCTCGTCTCCCGGGGGGTGCGCACGGTCGCCTTCGTCCGCTCCCGGCGCGGCGCGGAGCTGATCTCGCTGATCGCCCAGGAGCGCCTCGACGCGGCCGACCGGCGGCGGGTGGCCGCCTACCGGGGCGGCTATCTGCCGGAGGAGCGCCGCGCGCTGGAGCGCGCGCTGCACGAGGGCGAGCTGCTGGGCCTGGCCGCCACCACCGCGCTGGAACTGGGCGTGGACATCGCCGGGCTCGACGCCGTGCTGCTGGCCGGCTATCCGGGCACCCGGGCCTCGCTGTGGCAGCAGGCGGGCCGCGCCGGGCGGCGGCGGCAGGGTGCGCTGGCCGTGCTGGTGGCCAGGGACGACCCGCTCGACACCTATCTGGTGCACCACCCCGAAGCGCTGTTCCAACAGCCGGTCGAGACGACCGTACTTGACCCGGGCAATCCCTACGTGCTGGCCCCGCACCTGTGCGCGGCGGCCGCCGAGCTGCCGCTTACGGAGGCCGAGTTCGCGGGCGAGAGGGCGCTGTTCGACCCGGCCGCGGCCGAGCTGCTGCCCAAGCTGACCGAGCGCGCGCTGCTCCGCCGCCGGGGCGCGTCCTGGTACTGGACCCGGCGGGAGCGGCCCGCCGACATGGTCGGCATCCGGGGGGAAGGCGGCGAGCAGGTGCGCGTCGTGGAGGACGGCACCGGGCGGCTGCTCGGCACGGTGGACGCCGCCGCCGCGCACACCTCGGTCCACGAGGGCGCGGTCCACCTGCACCAGGGCCTCACCTACGTCGTCCGGGAGCTGGACCTCCGGGAGTCGGTGGCTCTGGTCGAGGAGGCCAGCCCGCCATGGTCGACCTCGGCCCGCGAGGTCACTGACATCTCCGTGCTGGAGACCGACACCGAGGTGCCCTGGGGGGCGGCGCGGCTGTACTTCGGCTCGGTCGAGGTCACCCATCAGGTCGTCTCCTATCTGCGGCGCCGGCTGCTGACCGGCGAGGTCCTGGGCGAGACCCGGCTGGATCTGCCCGCCCGCACGCTGCGCACCCGGGCGGTGTGGTGGACGGTCACGGAGGATCAGCTGGACGCCGCCCGGATCGGCCCGGAGATCCTGCCGGGGTCCCTGCACGCGGCGGAGCACGCCTCCATCGGCATGCTGCCGCTGTTCGCCACCTGCGACCGCTGGGACATCGGCGGGGTGTCCACCGCGCTGCACCCCGACACGCTGCTGCCCACGGTGTTCGTCCACGACGGCCATCCCGGCGGCGCGGGCTTCGCCGAGCGGGCCTTCCACACGGCACGGCGGTGGCTGGCCGCGACCCGGGACGCGATCGCGGCCTGCGAGTGCGCGAGCGGCTGCCCGTCGTGCATCCAGTCACCCAAGTGCGGCAATGGCAACGATCCGCTGCACAAGGCCGGTGCCATCCGCCTGCTCACGGAACTGCTGCGTCACTAG
- a CDS encoding STAS domain-containing protein, producing the protein MDLSLSTRTVGDRTVVEVGGEIDVYTAPKLREQLVELVNDGNHHLVVDMERVDFLDSTGLGVLVGGLKRVRAQEGSLRLVCNQERILKIFRITGLTKVFPIHESVDEAIAATD; encoded by the coding sequence GTGGACCTGTCCCTGTCAACCCGAACCGTTGGCGACCGTACGGTCGTGGAGGTAGGCGGCGAGATTGACGTATACACCGCGCCCAAGCTGCGCGAACAGTTGGTGGAGTTGGTCAATGACGGCAACCATCACCTCGTGGTGGACATGGAGCGCGTCGACTTCCTCGACTCCACCGGGCTTGGTGTGCTGGTCGGCGGCCTGAAGCGGGTGCGTGCCCAGGAGGGCTCGTTGCGCCTGGTGTGCAACCAGGAGCGCATCCTGAAGATCTTCCGGATCACGGGCCTGACCAAGGTGTTCCCCATCCACGAGTCCGTGGACGAGGCCATCGCGGCCACCGACTGA
- a CDS encoding ATP-binding protein, which yields MATVELRFSASPEHVRTARLVAAAVARRAGVDESVLDELRLAVGEACSRAVGLHAVHGLTSPVRVVLTEGEKAFSIEVGDDAPSVVPSPRDQSAAEAAEESDELGLAVISGLVDDVEVISDARGGKIRMTWPTATAAVS from the coding sequence ATGGCCACCGTCGAACTTCGCTTCAGCGCGTCCCCGGAGCATGTGCGCACCGCCCGGCTGGTGGCCGCGGCGGTCGCCCGGCGCGCCGGAGTCGACGAGTCGGTGCTCGACGAGCTCCGGCTCGCGGTCGGCGAGGCGTGCAGCCGCGCGGTGGGCCTGCACGCTGTTCACGGACTGACCAGTCCCGTGCGCGTCGTGCTGACCGAGGGGGAGAAGGCGTTCTCCATCGAGGTCGGCGACGACGCGCCCAGCGTCGTTCCCTCGCCCCGGGACCAGTCGGCCGCCGAGGCCGCCGAGGAGAGCGACGAGCTCGGCCTGGCCGTGATCAGCGGGCTCGTCGACGACGTCGAGGTGATCTCCGACGCCCGCGGCGGGAAGATCCGCATGACCTGGCCGACCGCGACCGCCGCCGTCTCCTGA